The DNA region TATATAAAAATAATTCCCTACTATAACAATAAATATTATACAGAAAGAGAGATAATATATACAGAAAACTTTTATAAAGCCTATGAGTTTAATTTAAATAAAAGAGGCGGAAGCTCTGGAAAAATAAGTTTTAATATTCCTCTAGACAATATAAATATAAATGACAAAGTGGAATATTTTTTAAATGGCACTAAAAAGTTTGTTGGCTATATTGAAAGCATTGATAATTCTGGCTTAAATGTTACAGTTATTCCTATATGGGGAAGGCTTATCCATCAATATATACAAGGCGATTTAATTTTAGAATCTACAAAAGGAGTCCTTGATATAGTTTTATCACTCAGAGAAAAAATAGAAGAGATGGGTATAATTTTTGATGAGAAAAATATTGATTTAAATAATGACAAACAAATAACAATATCTTTTAGCGGGAAGAATGTTTCTGACATACTTGATGAGGTTGAAGAGAATATATCAAAAAGATACTCTTGGGGTGTTGATATTAACAATACATTTTATTTCAAAGAGTTTTCTAATATTTCAACTAAAAAGCTTAATTGGCATAATAATCATTTTTCAGAGAGTGAATATACAGAAGATTCTTCAGATTTGGTAAGCAGATATATAATAAAAATGAAAGACAGCATTACAGATGAAAACGGAGAGGTTAAAGAAGTTTATAGAGCTCTTCCAAAGATAGTTGGTGCAGATAAACTATATCCTGCCATACCATTAGAAAAAGAGATAGGAATAAAAACAGATATTTTTGAACTTAATTATAAACTTGAAAATTATGACCTTACCTATGAATATGCTTATCAGTTTTTAACCAATCAAGAGAAGAAAGAGAGCGTTCAGCTAAAAAACATAAATTACAACTTAACAGATATTAATATAAATGAATGTGTAGAGTGCATATTAAAGCCTACAAACAATTTTTATAAGATAATAGATTTCAATGATTTCACTATTATAGAAAGCCATTTAAATGATATTTATTCAAGCGATATAATAGACATTGATAATGCAATAGAGACAAGAAAATATCCAAACTACAAACAGCAAAACAGTGTGAAACTTTCTGATATAGATAAGTATTATAAAGATGTATGTAATCATGTTTATAATATTACAAAGATAGCTATATTTTTTTCTGATGGTTTGGAAGATAAAGAAAGTAATGTTAGTGCATTGTTTCAGGTTGAAGACGGAGAGCATACGCAAAGAAAATATTGTAAAAATGGTTTTGCTTTATTTGATGTTTCAGGATATGACAAAAGAAATATTATAATAACATCAGAGAGAAGCAATATACTTTATGAGAAGTTTATATGTTTTTTTGACTGTGGTTCTAAGACAGTAGAGATGAATGTAAGAAGTATTAATTATAAGTTTGAAAACAATCATTTAACAGTTGATGCGGAGTTATCAAAGATGAATGTAAAACGCACTAATTATTTGTATGATCAGGAAGAGCGAAGGAAGAAGTTGGAGAGTCTTTTAACCTATTCTGAGAGCTAATTTATAAATTATTAATTTTTTTAATTAATAAAATATTTCTGTATATTAATATGATATTCTTCAGATATATCATAATACCTAAATTTAAGCTAAATGCAGTCTTTTTGGTTCTTTGTGTCATACCCACAGGCACTTCCTTCGGTCGCCAAAAGAACTGGGGGTGTGCACCCTAAGGGCACGCTTCGCAGGGGGCTAGTCCCCGCGAGTAATCAATATTAATTATATTTTATTCTATTATTTCAAAATTTATCTTAAGGAAATTTTATGTCATCAGGAACTATATTAAATTATTTCGGGCTTGCAAACACATATAATCCATTTACAGATGAGAATGCATTACAAGAGGTTCATGATTTAGATTTTGATATACCTCTTTTAAGCCCATTCAAAAATGCTGATTATGTTGCAGTAAGCACAGGCCTTTTAACAACTTCACTTTCTTTTTTGAATGATTCTATACTTCAAGTAATAGACCCAAACACAAACAAAAAAATAGCAGATTTAAATCCAATTATTGGAGACATTGGAAATGATAAATACACGCCTAAAGAAAATGAAGTTTTTTGGTTTAATAAAGAAGGTTTAAGAGGTACTTATTTTTTAAGCTCAATCTATGCAGGCAAAAAATTTAGAATAGTAAGCGGAAGATATATAACAACTTCAATAACAAGTGATGTTCTTAATGATATGTTTGAAAGAACTATTGGAGTGCCTTCATATATTGAGGATATAAATAACAAAATAGAAGCTATTAAAAATAATTCTACTTTTGTATTAAAAGAAGTTATAACAAAAACAGGAGAAGGCAATCAAAATTGGGCATTAAATTGGAGGGAAGATTTAGAGTATTTACAAGTATGCGGAATAGTAGAAGGTGATACTAATGCTCTTATAAGCTTATCTTCATTTGGACTTTTTAGTGATATTTCTGATAGTACTCCTTTGATAGGTTATTTTGGAAGTTATGCGAGCTATAAATATTTTGGAGGTGAGTTTCAAAAAAATATAATAGGTAATTTTAGCGGGCTTCCAAATTTAATGAGCTTTCCTATTTTGGAAGATAAAAAACCAGTGTTGGCTTTAAAAAATAACGGCAGTAATAGTATAAAAGCCACATTATATTTTTTGGTACGCAGCAAATAAAAATTAAGTTTATCAAAATTTAATTTTTATATTTTATTGTTTTCGGGGACTAGCCCCCGAACTCCCACTTCTTTTATTGGTATAAAAGAAGCAAAAGAACTACTTTTATATTAATCTTTTCAATATGTTTTGAAACAAGTCTGTAAACAACAAACAATCATAATAAAAATATTTGGAGTAAATATATATGTTTCTTAATGAAAATAATTTACAAGCTCCTTTTCAATACAAGATAAGCGAGAATAGTTTTAAATTAGAAAAAATAAATAATTCATTGCAACTAAGTGAGGATAACAGTCAGATAAAAGTTTTTGAAGGTGAGAGATTATTTTGTGTTGATATAGGATACGGTATAAATGGTGCTTTGGAGGATATGGAGTTTATTTTAGATGGTGTTAGGGCCTATCCTCTCTTATTAGATGATATTAATTGTATTAGAGAATTGGAAGAGGTAGAAGAAAATAAAATATATTTAATAAAAAATGATATTAATTTTAAGAGTATAATTTTTTTGTCGGTAACTCATTTAAATAAAAAATTTGAATATTCCATTACCGCCTATAATACAACATTAAGCTCTTGGATGTTTGATTATATTGCAAAAAAGATTAACAGCCTTGATATAGATTACCCTATAAAAAATTATTATAATAAAACTAATTATAAAATAAATGATATTATAAAACATAATGGCTATTTGTATAAAGTAAATAAAGATTTTTTAAGTGATGATTCTGATTATTATTTAAAATCTAATTGCTCTCTTCTTACACCTTTTAAAAGTTTAGAAATTGGAAATAGTTATAATGTTGGAGATATTTTAGAGTATGAGAATAATTTTTTTTCGGTAAGTAAAAATTTTATTTATAGCGAAGAAAATGAGATTTATGATTTTATTAAACCTCTAATTGAAATAATAAATTGGTTTGATGGTATTAAAAAGATTTATAAAAATCAGATTATAATAAAGAATGGATTATTTTATTTGGTTTTAGATTATGCAGAAAATCCTATATGGAATGATTTATTAAGAGATAACAAAATAGAAATATTATCAAAAGCTTCTAATATATTTTATGATGATAATAATACTTCTTTTGGAGATAATACAAATAATATTCAGCTTGCTATAGAAAAATTAAAAAAAGAAATAGACAATAAAATTCCAACAGGAAATTTAAATTTAGCTAACAATATTTTATATGATAATTCTAAAACTAATTTAGTATATAAAACAGATGACTATGATTTTCCAAAATTTAAAAATGTTATATCAGAAAATATAAAATTATTGCTTAATGACGGCACAAATAATTATTCTGCATCTATTACAAAACAAGAAGACGGAAGCTATAGACTTAAATCTAATTTAAATAATATATCTCCTATGAATGGTATGATAATGATGCATATAACATCTATTGAAAGTGAAACAAAGCAGCATGGCATGTCAAATGTTTTATTACAATTCTTTGATAATATTAATATCATATCTAATAAAGATTTATCTAATATAAATTATACAAATTTAGAATTAGATGAATGCAGTATTTCTGAAATAGAGAGCTCTTTTAAATTTGCAATAGTTACTATGTTATCATCTATATATATTGTTATAAAAAGACAAGATGATAATCCAATTTCTCAATCTAATTATACAGTAAATATTAATATAAAAAATAGAGTATTAAGAAATCAAGATAGTAATTTATTTTGTTTGCCTATTATAAATTCAGCTAATATACAATATAAAACTTTATCTTTAGAAAAAAACAATAGTACTTCTGTAATAAAAGGCAGTATAAATAATTTGGCACAAGGAACAGAAACATCATTTTATATAATAAATAGTATCATACCAAATTATTTTATTTTAGATGGAGATTATATTAATACTTCAGATATACTATCAAGTTCTGGTAAGGCTTTAAAATATAAAATAAAAACAGTATCTACTTCTGAGGGTATAATTTATGCTTTTTTATTGGCCTATCAAGATGGAAGTGAGATTCAATCAGAAGATGTATTTACTTTTAATCTTATACCAAATAAAAACTCTTCACTCAATCCTATTTACAAGAATGTTAGCAATGTTCAAGAGCTTGGAGAGAGTTTAGCCTTAAGGTATATGATTAATCCTTATTATGTACAGTATGCAGATTTAAGCGGCAATTTTAACTCTAATGAAGAGCCTTCTGTGTGGTTCAAAAAGATGTATAACGTTAATACTACTTGGCAAATAATATTTAATTCGGAAAGTGTTTATTTTAGGACAGAGGGTAATTTAGCAAATGTTGAACGCAGTAATGGAATTCAAAATGATGCAGGCAGAAATGCTACTGGAACATTTGGACATAATTATGGTTCTGGTCTAATGTCAGATACAAATGGAGCTTATGGAGTTTTTTTTGGTGGTGATACTTTTGCTTATGGTGTAGGAGATGTGAAAGATACAAGGTATAATATTAGATTAGATTTATCACGTGCTTATGCTACTGCTAATGAGTTTAGAGTAAGAAACAGATTAATGAGAATATATAAACTGCTTACAATTAATGATAAATCAGTAAATGAGATAATGGAGGAGTTTTAATATGGTATTTGTTATATATGATAAAAATACTTATAAATGCTATTTTGTTGAGGGGCAAAGTATTAATGATTTTAAGTTAAAGCCTAATGAAGTTATAAAAGCGCATAATAGCAGTGATTTAAGTCAAACAGATATAAGAGCTTATAATGATGATGGTTCTGTAAAGACATTAGAAGAGCAATTGAAAGAAAAAATAATAGCTCTTAAAGATAATGAAATAATAGATAACGGTATAATTAGAGAATTAAATAAAAATTATGAAGATGATTATATTGTAATGATTGAAAGAGGGTTAGAGAATCTAGATAAAAGTAAAAAGATATCAGAAAAAAACGGTAAAAAATACATAATAGAAAAAACTATAGAAGAAAAATATAAAGAAAATCTAATAACAAAAGAAGAGTATAATAGCTGTATAATTAATCAAAGGCAAAGTGAATATTCTCAAAACCTAGACGGAGTTAGAGCAGAGCTTTTAGATAGTGTTCTTAATAGTTTAGCTTCTCAAGGATTATTGAATGAAAATCAAATTGAAGTACTTAAAACTATAGAAGATAACAGAGCCAAGATAAAAACTCAATACAAAAAAATATTATGAGGTAATAATATATGATTGATATAAAAAAATATTTATCTGCTCTTAATATAGATTCTTCTTGGGAGAGTATATTAAAAAAATATTTACTTGCATACAACATCACAAAAGAAAAAGATATAAAGATGTTTTTAGCTCAAACTAGTCATGAGAGTTTAAGTTATAAAAGACTTGAAGAGAGTTTCAAATATAGACCAGAAGTTTTAATAAAAGTCTTTCCAAAATATTTTAAAACTCTTGAAGAGGCAAAAGATATCTTATATAGAGGAGATGAGGCTCTTGCAAATAGAGTATACGGAGGAAGGCTTGGAAATAATTTTGATGAGGGGTATAAATACAGAGGAAGAGGAATAATACAGCTTACAGGAAAAAGCAATTATATTTATTATGGAAAACTTCTTAATATTGATTTGGTTAATAATCCTGATTGGCTTTTAGAGAGAAATGTTGCTGTTAATGTTGCTTGCTGTTATTGGATAAATAGAGGGCTTTTGAGTATTGATGATATAAGAAAGGCAACTAAAAAAATTAACGGCGGATACAATGGTTTAGAAGATAGAATTAAAAGATACAAAAAAATAGAAAATCTTTAAAAAGGCATTTTATGAATAATAGTTTGGATAAAAAAATATTTAACTACAATAAAACCTATAATAAAAAAAATAATTTTGAAAATAGATTAACTCAAATAGAAACAATAGTAGGCATAAATAATAACGGCACTCCAAATGGAAATGGAATTATTAATATGCTTGAATGTTTTAATAGAGATATGAATGAAAATAAAGAAAACTTAAAAGACATACAGAAAGATATTAATAACATAAAATTCAAACTAGGAGAATTGGAATACATATTAAAAGAGCATCAAAATACAAGAAACTTTATAGAAAAAGAAATCTCTTCAACTAAAACAGACATTAAAGAAATAAAATCTGCATTACAAGACAGCATTACAACAAAGAGCATAGTAAAGATAAAAAATATAATAATAGGTCTTGGAGCTGTAATAGTTGCACTTAGCACAATTATAGGAAGCATAGTTTTTTTTGCAAATAAGTTAGGGTGATAGTAAATGAATAGTAAAAATTTTAATAAAAAAGTAGATGAAATATTTTCTTCAAAAGGCATTGGAAAAAAATTAAGCCTCATTACAAAATTTATTACTTTTATAATTGGTATAATAATATATTGCTATGTTGTTTATTTTAATAAAACAATACCAAGCAAAGAAGCAAGTATATCTATAATAATATTTATGCTAGGCTGTTCTTCTGTAATGTATGGGGTAGATTTAAGTTTAATAATAAGGAATATTAAAGGTGATAGCATTAATAAAGATTCTCACAAATAAAAATACTTATATAATTTTGTTTGTATTAATTATTTGTTCTTATATTTTGTTTTTAAATTTAAGTTTGCAAAGTAAAAATAAAAAAATAGATGATTTAAAAATAGAAATAAAGTTTCTTAATAACAGCAATTCTTTTTTATATAAAGATTTAATGTTTAAAGAAAAGCAAATTGATGTAATAAAAAGTTTTTCAAACAGCACAGCACTTATTAATAAAATGACTAATGAGGTTTTGGATAATGAAACTAAATATATTGTTGATACAATTAAGAAAGATTTTTATAGTTCTTTTAATTAGTTTATTGATTAATTTATTTTTTTTGTTCTTGCAGCAGTGTGAGTAATAATGTTTGTGATTTAACGCCTCCTCCATCAATATATATTATAAAAGATGTTAAAACAAAAAAGGATTTATTAAAAAGCTATAAAGATGCCACTATAAAAATTTCCCATTGGCAAAACTGGTATAATATACAAGTAGGAAGCAATTATTTTTATTATAGCAATTCAAACTAATTGGGTGGCAGATGAAGATTAAATTTAAAAATAAGATTTGGGTGGGCAGTAAAAATATCAGTATAAAATTAAAAATAAAAATATTATAGAAATTACAGATAGCATAAAAAGTATATAGGGTGGGCAAGTGTAATTAAATTTTAAAACTTTATTTACATACCCCGCCCTTTATTTTTTATAGGATATTTTGAAATTTTAGTTTAAATTATTTTTATTGTTTTTTTAGAAATATTAACTCCCGCCCAAGCTTTTATTTGTTTTGCATACACTTTCCGCACGGTTAGAAATATTTTATTTATAATAAAAATTATAATTTTCATTTTATTAATATTTTTTATTTTGTTTAACGTGCTGTGAATATTTACTTATAATCACTTATATTTTTTATATATATTATAAAGTATTAAAAAACGGAGAATAAAAAAATGCTTGAGAATAATGAAACTCAAAACAATCAAACCGTAATAGAGAAAATAATAGAGAGCTATGATACAAAATTAAAAGATAAGACTTTAGAGATAGAAAAACTAAATGAAGAGCTTAATAAAATATCTACAAATAATTACTATAATGGGGTGCCCGATTTGCATTCTAATAGAGGAGATTTTGGCGATGATTTTTCTTTTCCAAATAAATGGGCTTTAACTTGTAAAAGAATGGAGAACTCTATTTATTTAGAGCCAATACTTCAATTTTATAGGGGGATTTTTAATTCTTTTAATTATGAATTAGAAAAGACAGATGAATATTTTGAGAGTGCGAAGGTAAGAAATGCTTATAACTTTATAGACAAACAATTTAAAAGAGCAGGCGGGCTTAAGAGTTTAATAGTTAATGCTGCTTATAATTCTTTAGTTTATGGCTTTTGTTTTTTTACTCCAAAGTTAGAAGTTTTGTCTGCAAAGAATTATGGATTTAAGGGTAAGCTTGACGGTTTAAGAGGTTTTAAATTTTATGATGTTTCTTCTATAAGCAGTTTTAATTTTTCAAAAGAAGATATTGATGAGATTGAGTCTATCAGCATAATAAATAAAAATAATTCTACTATTACAAATATAAATTTTGATTTGGCAATAGCGGGTTATTCTACTTATGGAGATATTACAGGCGATGTAATAGGTAAGCCTTTTTTGTATAGTGCTTATTCACTTTGGCAGGTGCTTGAATCTATGGACAATAGTTTTAATAGAAACTTAAAAAATATAGGCGAGCATAGTTTTAATTTTGTGTCAAATTGCGAGCTTAATGATAGTAAGAGGAAAGAGGTTGAGAGGGAGATAAGAAATTTTGTTAATAATGGCGGGGGAATATTTATTTCAAAATATGGAAAAATAGAAAAGATTGAGAGTATAGATGCTAATGAATGGTATAGCTTTAGAGATAGTATGCTTTCAACACTTTTTAAAAACAAAGGGGTAGACATTAAAGCGTTAGGGTTAAACAAAGGAGCAACAAAAAATTTAGCAGACCTCACTCAAGCAAACGCCTTACTTATGGCAAGCGATATTGTGGAAGGCATTATCAATAATATAAATGACAGTTTTATGAAGAGATACTTTGATTTGAATTTTAAAAGTTTAAGGCTATTAGGAGAATGCGATTATTTCAGGATTAAACATTCAGTAAATAAAGATTGATAATTCATAAACCTCTATATTTTATAAATATATTAAAGAGATTTAGGTTTTTTGCTTAATCTCTTTTTTATTTATTAAAAAAATCTGAATTAAAAATTATAAG from Brachyspira pilosicoli P43/6/78 includes:
- a CDS encoding glycoside hydrolase family 19 protein, yielding MIDIKKYLSALNIDSSWESILKKYLLAYNITKEKDIKMFLAQTSHESLSYKRLEESFKYRPEVLIKVFPKYFKTLEEAKDILYRGDEALANRVYGGRLGNNFDEGYKYRGRGIIQLTGKSNYIYYGKLLNIDLVNNPDWLLERNVAVNVACCYWINRGLLSIDDIRKATKKINGGYNGLEDRIKRYKKIENL